A single genomic interval of Coccidioides posadasii str. Silveira chromosome 1, complete sequence harbors:
- a CDS encoding uncharacterized protein (EggNog:ENOG410PPWU~COG:S~BUSCO:14191at33183) — MSVLSVSLSSTHSFSKPPVPSITLLPNLGVQGDVHAGTTVQHLSRKHIQPPPLNLRQVHLIHAEVLSQATASTDIPLKPGQLGENITTTGINLLSLGKGTKLRFVREEKPDDHDDAPVVMVTGLRNPCPQIDKFQAGLKEKFVVRDAQRKIVQRKAGIMGVVEVGGEVKPGMRIVVEKPAVHEPLECV; from the coding sequence ATGTCTGTCCTCAGCGTCTCCCTCTCCTCTACCCACTCCTTCTCTAAACCCCCAGTTCCCTCCATCACCCTTCTCCCCAACCTCGGTGTCCAGGGCGACGTCCACGCCGGCACCACCGTGCAACACCTCTCCCGAAAACACATCCAGCCCCCTCCACTCAACCTCCGCCAAGTTCACCTCATCCACGCGGAAGTCCTCTCCCAAGCTACTGCTTCCACGGACATCCCGCTCAAGCCGGGGCAACTAGGAGAAAACATCACCACCACGGGAATAAACCTGTTGTCCCTCGGTAAGGGGACAAAGCTCCGTTTCGTGCGCGAAGAGAAACCGGATGACCATGATGATGCCCCTGTGGTGATGGTGACTGGGCTGCGCAACCCATGTCCGCAAATTGATAAGTTTCAGGCGGGCCTGAAGGAGAAGTTCGTGGTGCGCGATGCGCAGCGGAAGATTGTTCAGCGCAAAGCGGGGATTATGGGGGTCGTGGAAGTCGGTGGTGAGGTGAAACCGGGTATGAGAATTGTGGTGGAGAAGCCTGCGGTTCATGAACCGTTGGAGTGTGTTTGA